In candidate division KSB1 bacterium, one DNA window encodes the following:
- a CDS encoding amino acid adenylation domain-containing protein, whose product MDKKNVVDFYPLTPMQQGMWFHTLLAPESGVYFEQLSCAITGQIDLEAFRRAWDAVIQRHPILRTSFIGESLKEPIQVVHRHVSMPFEYLDWSGLSPERQAQQLDAFLEVDRKRGFKLSEPPLMRCAMIRFGADRHQLVWSYHHILMDGWSLPLVLGEVFAHYDRFSRGQQLQLPQRRPFRDYIVWLKNQDQSRAEAFWRKTLEGFTTPTPLFPIQPTTKGSAEDARNEEIYLTESLTAQLQNFARKHQLTLNTVVQAAWGLVLGRYHQTDDVVFGATVSGRPPDLSGAEDMIGLFINTLPVRIRISDQETLIPWLKQLQQQQLEGRQYEYSSLIQIHQWSEVPRGVPLFETILVFENYPIDNRLTQQLGLQLTIENVRSEERTNYPINLIVGPGSQILLRILYDPGHADPELIQAVLKQLEHVLEQFVRNFDQRPSQIDILTAKDKNKLLIQFNATAADYPDQHGIHHLVEASVERSPESIAAIFEDQQLSYRELDNRANQLARYLKQFDIGPETVVAISIERSLDIPIAILGTLKSGAAYLPIDPDYPKVRRAYMLHDSGARLLITQQKLAPLFSDAAIPIIMIDADWPVIAQQSRQRIDVAIDADNLAYLIYTSGSTGQPKGTLLQHRGLCNYINANIQQLGISPSDRMLQFSSLSFDASVMELFTALVSGATLVFAGHELLLSGDQLLEFIETAGITVTLLPPSLLAVLSERALPMLKTLLTGGERCTPAIVQKWAPHRNFFNAYGPTEATVGPTIYRVESGEAVQVTVPIGRPLANTEIYLLDRELRPVPLGVAGELYIGGICLARGYHHQPGLTAEKFIPHPFSAKPGQRLYRTGDLARYRSDGNLEFLGRIDHQVKIHGFRIELEEIESVLAQHPAIRETVVIAHESQVADGEKRLVAYFISSEEGSAPVAELRNFLKERLPDFMIPSIFIKLSAFPLLPNGKIDRQALPKPDNDRPNMDKDYVAPRDAWEFGLVRIWEEVLNVRPIGVTDNFFELGGHSLLAVRLIGQIQQRLGRGLPLNALFQEPTVENLARILRLGDGTSSHPTLVPLQPRGSRKPLFFVHPSGGSVHWYVALANYIGPDQPLYGVQAKGLNAGEEIHTSIEEMASYYVNAIRSVQPHGPYHLGSWSLGVIIAFEMAQQLTAQGESVAFLGLVDQGPFPPNSAPIDEASYLVELFGKHLPLSAETLRELAPVDQIQHVYELAIQTHWIRSDISLEQFSHFVRIMRTYNDAWRNYHARPYPGKITVFRATNSHLDNLVAPDLGWAELAKGGVEVHDVPGDHISMMVEEEQVRVLAQRISTCLAKINPSNHER is encoded by the coding sequence ATGGATAAAAAGAATGTGGTTGATTTTTACCCCTTGACGCCCATGCAACAAGGGATGTGGTTTCATACGTTATTGGCACCAGAATCTGGGGTGTATTTCGAGCAACTGAGTTGTGCCATCACTGGCCAGATCGATCTGGAGGCGTTTCGACGAGCTTGGGATGCGGTGATCCAGCGGCATCCAATTCTGAGAACCAGTTTTATCGGGGAGAGCCTGAAAGAGCCAATTCAAGTGGTCCATCGCCATGTGTCGATGCCTTTTGAGTATCTCGATTGGAGTGGGCTTTCGCCCGAGCGACAGGCGCAACAATTGGACGCTTTTCTGGAAGTGGATCGAAAGCGGGGCTTCAAATTATCCGAGCCGCCGCTGATGCGGTGCGCCATGATCCGGTTTGGCGCAGATCGTCATCAATTGGTGTGGAGTTATCACCATATTTTGATGGACGGGTGGTCTCTGCCTCTGGTTTTAGGCGAGGTGTTCGCCCATTACGATCGATTCAGCCGCGGGCAACAATTGCAATTGCCGCAACGTCGACCGTTCCGAGATTATATTGTCTGGCTGAAAAACCAGGATCAATCCCGAGCAGAAGCGTTCTGGCGAAAAACCCTTGAAGGATTCACCACCCCAACTCCGCTATTTCCCATTCAACCAACCACTAAGGGTTCGGCTGAGGATGCGAGAAATGAGGAGATCTATTTGACTGAATCGCTCACCGCGCAATTGCAAAACTTTGCTCGAAAACATCAGCTTACCCTGAACACAGTGGTTCAAGCGGCGTGGGGATTGGTGTTGGGTCGTTATCATCAAACAGATGATGTGGTATTTGGGGCGACGGTTTCAGGTCGGCCACCAGACCTCTCGGGAGCCGAGGATATGATCGGCCTGTTTATCAATACGCTTCCAGTCCGTATTAGAATTTCGGATCAGGAGACGTTGATCCCCTGGCTCAAACAATTGCAACAGCAGCAACTGGAAGGTCGCCAATACGAATACAGTTCCTTGATTCAAATTCATCAGTGGAGCGAGGTTCCGCGCGGCGTGCCATTGTTCGAAACGATTTTGGTCTTTGAAAACTACCCGATCGATAATCGGCTCACTCAGCAATTGGGTTTGCAGCTTACCATAGAAAATGTCCGCTCAGAAGAGCGCACCAATTATCCGATCAATCTGATCGTGGGACCAGGATCGCAAATCTTGTTGCGCATTTTATATGACCCCGGTCATGCGGACCCAGAATTGATCCAAGCTGTACTGAAGCAACTCGAACATGTTCTGGAGCAGTTTGTGAGAAATTTCGATCAACGGCCATCACAAATTGACATCCTAACTGCAAAGGATAAAAACAAGCTGTTGATACAATTCAATGCCACGGCCGCCGATTATCCCGATCAGCACGGCATCCATCACCTGGTTGAAGCCAGTGTGGAGAGATCTCCAGAATCCATTGCCGCGATCTTCGAAGATCAACAGCTCAGTTATCGGGAATTGGATAACCGAGCCAATCAATTGGCGCGATATTTGAAGCAATTTGATATCGGCCCCGAAACCGTGGTCGCAATTTCCATTGAACGATCATTGGATATCCCAATCGCTATCCTGGGGACATTAAAATCTGGCGCAGCTTATTTGCCCATCGATCCCGATTATCCAAAAGTCAGAAGGGCCTATATGCTTCATGATTCGGGCGCACGCCTGCTGATCACTCAACAGAAATTGGCTCCGCTATTTTCAGATGCCGCTATCCCGATAATCATGATCGATGCAGACTGGCCCGTTATCGCGCAGCAATCGCGGCAACGAATCGATGTGGCAATCGATGCCGACAACCTGGCATATTTAATCTATACTTCAGGTTCGACCGGTCAGCCCAAAGGCACCTTGCTGCAACATCGGGGCTTATGCAATTATATCAATGCCAATATCCAGCAGTTGGGGATCAGCCCATCCGATCGGATGCTCCAATTTTCATCCTTAAGCTTCGATGCTTCGGTCATGGAACTGTTCACTGCGCTGGTGTCTGGTGCGACGCTCGTGTTCGCTGGCCATGAGCTATTGCTCTCTGGCGATCAATTGCTTGAGTTCATCGAAACGGCGGGGATCACGGTGACGCTTTTGCCACCCTCGCTCTTAGCAGTGTTATCAGAACGAGCGCTGCCGATGCTCAAAACGTTGTTGACCGGCGGCGAGCGCTGTACTCCAGCTATTGTTCAGAAATGGGCCCCTCATAGGAATTTCTTTAATGCCTATGGGCCAACAGAGGCGACGGTGGGGCCGACGATTTATCGGGTAGAATCTGGTGAAGCTGTTCAAGTGACCGTGCCCATTGGCCGTCCTCTCGCTAACACTGAAATTTATCTTTTAGATCGAGAGCTTCGCCCAGTGCCGCTCGGCGTGGCAGGAGAATTATACATCGGTGGCATTTGTCTAGCCAGAGGCTATCACCATCAACCAGGATTGACGGCAGAAAAATTCATTCCGCACCCGTTCAGCGCCAAGCCAGGCCAGCGGTTGTATCGAACTGGCGATTTGGCCCGTTACCGGAGCGATGGGAATCTCGAATTCCTGGGCCGCATTGATCATCAGGTTAAAATTCATGGCTTTCGGATCGAGCTGGAAGAGATCGAGTCGGTTCTTGCTCAGCACCCAGCCATCAGGGAGACGGTGGTCATCGCTCATGAATCCCAGGTTGCAGATGGTGAAAAGCGACTGGTGGCATATTTTATTTCCAGCGAGGAGGGTTCAGCACCGGTCGCCGAGCTGAGAAATTTCTTGAAAGAGCGGCTTCCTGACTTCATGATCCCATCCATTTTTATTAAGCTGAGCGCTTTTCCCTTGCTGCCCAATGGAAAAATCGATCGTCAGGCGCTCCCGAAGCCAGACAATGATCGGCCCAATATGGACAAAGACTATGTGGCGCCTCGCGATGCTTGGGAGTTTGGACTGGTGCGCATCTGGGAAGAAGTGCTGAACGTACGCCCGATTGGTGTAACCGATAATTTCTTTGAGCTGGGCGGACACTCGCTCCTCGCAGTTCGATTGATCGGCCAAATTCAGCAGCGATTAGGGCGCGGATTGCCATTGAACGCGCTATTTCAAGAGCCAACCGTAGAGAATCTGGCCCGCATTCTTAGGTTGGGCGACGGAACCAGTTCCCATCCAACGCTGGTGCCCCTGCAGCCCCGTGGGTCACGAAAGCCGCTGTTCTTCGTTCATCCATCCGGCGGCAGTGTCCATTGGTACGTTGCTCTGGCTAATTACATCGGTCCAGATCAACCTCTATATGGCGTTCAGGCCAAAGGGCTCAACGCCGGCGAGGAGATCCATACCAGCATTGAGGAAATGGCAAGCTATTATGTGAATGCGATCCGAAGCGTGCAGCCACATGGCCCATACCATCTTGGCAGTTGGTCTCTTGGCGTGATCATTGCATTTGAAATGGCCCAGCAGCTCACAGCACAGGGCGAATCCGTCGCTTTTCTGGGATTGGTTGATCAAGGACCATTCCCCCCAAATAGTGCTCCAATTGATGAAGCCAGTTATTTGGTCGAGTTATTCGGCAAACATCTGCCGCTATCAGCGGAAACGCTTCGAGAACTGGCCCCAGTAGATCAGATTCAGCATGTCTATGAGTTGGCCATCCAAACCCATTGGATTCGGTCCGACATCTCGTTGGAGCAATTCAGCCATTTCGTCCGAATCATGAGAACGTATAATGACGCTTGGCGCAATTACCATGCTCGGCCATATCCGGGCAAAATTACCGTGTTTCGCGCTACCAATTCCCATCTTGATAATTTAGTTGCTCCAGACTTGGGTTGGGCAGAACTTGCCAAGGGTGGTGTTGAGGTGCATGATGTCCCTGGTGATCATATCAGCATGATGGTGGAGGAAGAGCAAGTTAGAGTGTTAGCGCAGAGAATTTCAACCTGTTTAGCGAAAATCAATCCCAGCAACCATGAACGATGA
- a CDS encoding SBBP repeat-containing protein: protein MKTKLILISLMLIGSTTVTSTAMVKETWVRHFHSSNAQLDLAVAMALDDSSNVIVIGNSRTAHGDFDYLIVKYDSSGQLKWSAQYNGTNNGDDHAAAMAIDQQGNIYVTGSSAAANGLDDFVTIKLDRNGAQQWVARYNGPANNLDEATGVAVDQTGNVYVIGFSNAGGWVPFPDIVTIKYNSAGQQQWLARYDGSSGSMDMASAIAIDLEGNVYVTGATGSGRAGWGSAIQTDFITIKYNAQGQQVWAVTYNGPANSQDVATHLVLDAGNNVYVAGASTGNGTRLDYATLKYNNAGELQWVARYNSDENLQDNISGLAVDALGNVVVTGTIGSDLFNPNSDLVTVKYDQNGKQLWLARYNGPGNSWERAAGLALDRENNIYVTGQSMGDASGSDFVTLKYDRNGALQWAARYDSGSKSDDAGIAIQLDRSGDIYVAGSTGIEMNAGSVTIIKYEQNNNVIAANYSRKSDQRVSRNYPNPFNSTVTIIFDLPESSQVSLKVYNMMGQELAVLVDQSLFAGTHQVFWDATGQNSGIYFYRLKMNDKVESNKMILLR from the coding sequence ATGAAAACAAAACTCATCCTCATCAGCCTGATGTTAATCGGGAGCACCACAGTGACCAGCACTGCGATGGTCAAAGAAACGTGGGTCCGCCATTTTCATTCGAGCAACGCACAGCTCGACCTGGCCGTTGCAATGGCATTGGACGATTCGAGCAATGTGATTGTAATAGGTAACAGCCGTACAGCGCATGGTGATTTTGATTATTTGATTGTGAAATACGACAGTTCTGGCCAACTGAAATGGAGTGCTCAATATAATGGAACAAACAATGGGGACGACCATGCGGCCGCTATGGCCATTGACCAGCAGGGAAATATTTATGTCACTGGGAGCAGCGCAGCGGCAAATGGGTTGGACGATTTTGTCACAATAAAATTGGACCGGAATGGTGCTCAACAATGGGTTGCCCGATACAACGGCCCTGCTAACAATTTGGACGAAGCTACTGGCGTGGCCGTAGATCAAACCGGGAATGTATACGTGATCGGCTTCAGCAATGCTGGCGGCTGGGTGCCATTTCCTGACATCGTCACCATCAAATATAATTCTGCGGGTCAACAGCAATGGTTGGCCCGTTACGATGGATCATCGGGATCCATGGATATGGCAAGTGCCATTGCTATTGATTTGGAAGGGAACGTTTACGTAACTGGTGCAACTGGCAGTGGTCGGGCTGGTTGGGGCTCTGCCATTCAAACTGACTTCATCACGATCAAATATAATGCTCAGGGCCAACAGGTCTGGGCAGTGACCTACAACGGACCAGCGAATTCCCAAGACGTCGCTACCCATTTAGTCCTGGATGCTGGCAATAATGTGTATGTTGCTGGTGCCAGCACGGGCAACGGCACTCGATTGGATTACGCTACGCTCAAATACAATAACGCTGGCGAATTGCAATGGGTAGCGCGATACAACAGCGATGAGAACCTTCAAGACAATATCAGCGGCCTAGCGGTGGACGCATTGGGAAATGTGGTGGTCACTGGCACAATCGGCAGTGATCTGTTCAATCCCAATAGTGATCTTGTCACCGTCAAATACGATCAGAATGGGAAACAGCTATGGCTCGCCCGATATAATGGGCCGGGCAATTCCTGGGAGCGCGCGGCTGGTCTGGCGCTGGATCGCGAGAACAATATCTACGTCACTGGTCAGAGCATGGGGGACGCTTCAGGGTCGGATTTCGTTACACTGAAATACGATCGGAATGGGGCGCTCCAATGGGCAGCCCGCTATGATAGCGGCTCCAAATCCGACGACGCTGGCATCGCGATTCAACTGGATCGATCTGGAGACATTTATGTCGCTGGGAGCACTGGTATCGAGATGAATGCTGGCAGCGTCACTATCATCAAATATGAGCAAAACAACAATGTCATCGCGGCCAATTATAGCCGCAAATCAGATCAGCGGGTAAGCCGCAATTATCCCAACCCATTCAACTCGACGGTCACCATCATTTTCGATCTTCCAGAGAGCAGTCAGGTATCGCTCAAGGTTTATAACATGATGGGTCAGGAGCTGGCTGTGCTCGTTGATCAATCGCTTTTTGCTGGAACTCATCAAGTGTTTTGGGATGCGACTGGTCAGAATAGCGGTATTTATTTTTATCGTTTGAAAATGAATGACAAAGTGGAATCCAACAAAATGATCTTGTTGCGTTGA
- a CDS encoding choline/carnitine O-acyltransferase, protein METILSHLERSSDIYELIPGYPKPPLIPLPELGDMSSLARVGLKSSALAHSLSRLGLRISGFLKFQKTLPERLELLLRRCDLRGGYLFAPVVSATLALEDDARQLPPLDRATTLLIAAGQLYQDIVSARLEPDRYRGNTLEMGQYPNLFSTCLIIDGKRPRILKSANHSHIVVLIHGQQHALELGDPTSWRPASIKRALEEIVERAAPSQSTEPPGILTGADHPTQMRIFRQLQRIELNRRSLKLLQHSFLILCLDLDDKPSSYAEAARIGHGGNFANRWYHASLQIIVFGNARACITCNFSTYVDGNTMMRAASEIKRRAARVEINDGWSEGNAPSAKKLYWSIAPRFIQQAQYDLNRIVDHQPATFEIAGCGRSYFSARGLDGVPIFMVALQLTTKKFTGKMVEMRQFLTLSRYRCMGLTDAVVTTPEVIQLVTYLDQATFDPKRAGQLLEAAIASQVSACRQARSHLSLDSLIGLYLVSSSTWKRRYIQFVLILVMALLRLFGLFRPAFQREVIVSHPEIYPEVPVVGRPGIRLPYVKYFGLHYQMMADRIIMTMMPSVKWSIPNADFIAELKKNLQLMQQIIEGRSE, encoded by the coding sequence ATGGAGACGATTCTTTCTCATTTAGAGCGCTCTTCTGATATTTACGAACTGATTCCTGGTTATCCTAAACCACCTTTGATCCCGTTGCCCGAGCTCGGGGATATGAGTTCGTTGGCAAGAGTTGGCTTAAAATCGAGCGCATTGGCGCATTCGCTCAGTCGGCTTGGCCTAAGGATTTCTGGCTTTTTAAAATTTCAAAAGACACTCCCTGAGCGACTTGAACTATTGCTCAGAAGGTGCGATCTACGAGGTGGGTATTTATTTGCGCCAGTCGTTTCCGCTACGTTGGCATTGGAGGACGACGCTCGCCAGTTGCCACCGTTAGATCGGGCGACTACCTTGTTAATCGCTGCCGGACAGTTGTATCAGGATATCGTGTCGGCTCGGCTCGAGCCAGATCGATACCGCGGAAATACACTGGAAATGGGACAATATCCGAACTTGTTTTCCACCTGTCTGATTATCGATGGAAAACGGCCGCGCATATTGAAAAGCGCAAATCATTCGCATATTGTGGTGCTCATTCACGGGCAACAACATGCGTTGGAGCTGGGCGATCCGACAAGTTGGCGACCAGCTTCCATCAAACGGGCGCTCGAGGAAATTGTAGAACGAGCGGCCCCCAGTCAATCGACTGAACCGCCGGGGATCTTGACAGGTGCTGATCATCCGACGCAGATGAGAATCTTTCGGCAGCTTCAGCGGATCGAATTGAACCGACGTTCGCTGAAACTATTGCAGCATAGTTTTCTGATCCTCTGCCTTGATCTCGATGATAAACCATCGAGCTATGCCGAAGCGGCAAGAATCGGCCATGGCGGCAATTTTGCCAATCGCTGGTATCATGCTAGCTTGCAGATCATCGTCTTTGGGAATGCGCGTGCTTGTATCACTTGTAACTTCAGCACCTATGTGGATGGGAACACGATGATGCGGGCGGCATCGGAAATCAAACGTCGTGCGGCTAGGGTGGAAATCAATGATGGCTGGTCAGAGGGCAATGCCCCTTCCGCAAAAAAGTTGTACTGGTCGATTGCCCCGCGATTCATTCAACAGGCTCAGTACGATTTGAATCGGATCGTCGATCATCAGCCAGCCACGTTTGAGATCGCTGGCTGCGGACGCAGCTATTTTTCTGCTCGGGGTTTGGATGGAGTGCCCATCTTCATGGTGGCGCTCCAACTGACAACCAAGAAATTCACGGGCAAAATGGTTGAGATGCGGCAGTTTTTAACATTATCTCGTTACCGATGCATGGGACTGACCGATGCAGTCGTCACCACTCCCGAAGTGATCCAACTGGTGACTTACCTTGACCAAGCGACATTCGATCCGAAGCGCGCAGGACAATTACTCGAAGCCGCTATTGCCTCTCAGGTGAGCGCCTGTCGGCAAGCTCGATCGCATCTCTCGCTGGATTCGCTGATCGGACTTTATTTGGTATCCAGCTCAACTTGGAAAAGACGTTATATTCAGTTCGTCCTGATTCTGGTGATGGCGCTGCTTCGGCTATTCGGTTTGTTCAGACCAGCATTTCAGCGAGAGGTGATCGTTTCTCATCCAGAAATTTATCCTGAGGTGCCAGTGGTCGGGCGACCAGGAATTCGATTGCCCTATGTGAAATACTTCGGCTTGCATTACCAAATGATGGCCGATCGGATCATCATGACCATGATGCCATCGGTGAAATGGTCAATTCCCAATGCGGATTTCATTGCTGAATTGAAAAAAAATCTCCAACTCATGCAACAAATTATTGAAGGAAGATCTGAATGA
- a CDS encoding MFS transporter: MSNPEKLMNKNFLLLWQGQAVSNLGTQIFSIGMILWIVEATGSTTLMGVIAMVASIPALILGPIGGTVADRHSRKHIIVLSDVLSGLVMLALAALVFYAPQRTELIIAGLFIASVLVAIVGSFFFPSISAAIPDLVPKERLVGANTLSRSSMQLSQLIGQAIGGFLYTLLGAPLIFLLNGISYHFSAISESFISIPHRNNRRTGGWRQQLVGFKQELIDGFRYIWHQKGLREVILAATLINFFTVPIIILLPFFVKAHLNLGDNYRQWFGVLLACYSIGSILGYIFAGASKSSGQIRGKLMILFIILTSAAHGLLGLAGHIYLALALAFFGGFFSGYISVNITTILQWTTPSEIRGRVFGVLTTLVGAVTPVAMGLSGIVADLIHRDLPMIFVFCGAIMAVSSMLIALNQNYRAYLSYEPMANELNEQSAISSAAELALGNE, from the coding sequence ATGAGCAATCCTGAAAAATTGATGAACAAGAATTTTTTGCTATTATGGCAAGGCCAGGCAGTCAGCAACCTGGGCACCCAAATTTTTTCAATCGGTATGATCCTATGGATCGTCGAAGCCACAGGATCAACCACGCTCATGGGGGTCATCGCCATGGTCGCTAGTATCCCAGCATTGATTTTGGGACCGATCGGGGGGACAGTGGCCGACCGCCATTCCCGCAAACACATTATTGTTCTCAGCGACGTACTGAGCGGGCTAGTGATGCTGGCTCTTGCTGCATTGGTGTTTTATGCACCGCAGCGGACCGAGCTCATTATCGCAGGGCTATTCATTGCCTCGGTGCTTGTCGCGATCGTTGGATCGTTCTTTTTCCCATCCATTTCGGCTGCCATCCCAGATTTAGTTCCCAAAGAACGACTTGTCGGTGCCAACACCCTAAGTCGCTCCTCGATGCAGTTATCGCAATTGATCGGCCAGGCCATAGGGGGTTTTCTTTATACCTTGCTTGGCGCCCCGTTGATCTTCTTGTTGAATGGGATTTCCTATCACTTCTCAGCGATCAGTGAATCTTTTATATCGATCCCGCACCGAAATAATCGACGAACTGGCGGTTGGCGGCAACAATTGGTGGGATTCAAACAGGAGCTGATTGATGGCTTTCGTTACATCTGGCATCAGAAAGGGCTCCGAGAAGTGATTCTCGCAGCTACCCTGATCAACTTTTTTACCGTGCCCATCATTATTTTATTACCATTTTTTGTAAAGGCGCACCTAAACCTTGGAGACAACTATCGCCAGTGGTTCGGTGTGCTACTGGCCTGCTACAGTATCGGATCAATTCTGGGCTACATCTTCGCTGGGGCAAGCAAGTCGTCTGGTCAAATCAGAGGAAAACTGATGATCCTGTTCATTATTTTGACTTCAGCCGCTCATGGCTTGTTGGGATTGGCAGGTCATATTTACCTAGCCCTTGCCCTGGCATTTTTCGGCGGGTTTTTTAGCGGTTATATCAGTGTCAATATCACCACGATCTTGCAATGGACCACTCCCAGCGAGATCCGCGGGAGAGTATTCGGCGTGCTCACCACCCTGGTCGGCGCCGTGACTCCTGTCGCCATGGGATTGTCTGGCATCGTTGCCGATCTGATCCATCGAGATCTGCCTATGATATTTGTATTCTGCGGCGCGATTATGGCAGTTTCATCTATGCTCATCGCCCTCAATCAAAATTATCGCGCCTATCTTTCTTATGAACCAATGGCAAATGAGCTCAACGAGCAATCGGCTATCTCATCAGCCGCTGAATTGGCCTTGGGGAACGAGTAG
- a CDS encoding MbtH family protein: MYREEKEDTTIYKVVVNHEEQYSIWPADRENPLGWKDVGKVGPKAECLAYIKEVWTDMRPLSLRKKMEATAQKNATT; this comes from the coding sequence ATGTATCGAGAAGAAAAAGAAGACACGACGATCTACAAAGTAGTTGTCAATCATGAGGAGCAATATTCTATTTGGCCAGCGGATCGCGAAAACCCACTCGGATGGAAGGATGTAGGTAAAGTCGGGCCTAAAGCCGAATGCTTGGCTTACATCAAAGAAGTGTGGACCGATATGCGACCATTGAGCCTGCGGAAAAAAATGGAAGCGACAGCGCAGAAAAATGCAACCACTTAG
- a CDS encoding Gfo/Idh/MocA family oxidoreductase, with product MDLTRRNFIKAMAASAAGLAVFRGSPGWSAKSYGKILGANDRVRVGIVGFSDRAKDALIPCFWDHSAELNFEIVAVSDIWNRRREEGLAFVSQKTGQAVNAARNNEELYEKHRPDAVIISTADFQHALHTVEAVQAGCDVYVEKPFAETMADNRLALQVVKQSDRIVQVGSQRRSGANYIAANQYIKSGKFGPITFVEMTWNVNQPGRWRRPHLVAAIKETDTDWKRYLMNRPYEPWDPRKYIEYRLFWPYSSGIPGQWMCHQIDTVHWFTDLPYPRSVVAGGGIYVWKDGRKNCDTLTAVFDYGPLDDPSTGFQVVYSSRMHNSAGGVKEYYFSNGGKLDLDRNLVTNEGGLTERDAAAIGMPANLLEQFQLPETRVVTSAATGTDPMTSAHMRNWMECVRSRKQPNADVVAGYHHSIATIMTNAALRTGQQATFDAKNQEVLAGGKPFQY from the coding sequence ATGGATTTAACTAGGCGAAACTTCATAAAAGCGATGGCCGCCTCGGCGGCTGGGCTGGCGGTTTTTAGGGGGAGCCCCGGCTGGTCTGCTAAAAGTTATGGTAAAATTTTAGGTGCTAACGACCGGGTTCGAGTCGGTATCGTGGGGTTTTCCGATCGTGCTAAGGATGCACTGATCCCATGTTTTTGGGATCACAGCGCGGAATTGAATTTCGAAATTGTGGCCGTTTCGGATATCTGGAACCGTCGGCGGGAGGAGGGGTTAGCGTTTGTCTCTCAAAAAACCGGGCAGGCCGTGAATGCTGCGCGCAATAATGAAGAGCTATACGAAAAACACCGGCCAGACGCAGTCATCATCAGCACCGCTGATTTTCAGCATGCGCTGCATACCGTCGAGGCTGTGCAAGCTGGATGCGATGTTTATGTAGAAAAGCCGTTTGCGGAAACCATGGCGGATAATCGTCTGGCGCTTCAGGTGGTGAAACAGAGCGATCGGATCGTCCAAGTGGGGTCGCAGCGCCGCAGCGGGGCCAATTATATCGCAGCCAATCAATATATCAAATCAGGCAAATTTGGTCCAATTACCTTTGTTGAGATGACCTGGAACGTCAACCAGCCAGGACGTTGGCGTCGGCCTCATCTCGTGGCTGCTATCAAAGAAACCGATACCGATTGGAAACGCTATCTAATGAATCGGCCGTATGAGCCATGGGATCCCAGAAAATACATTGAATATCGTCTGTTTTGGCCTTACTCCTCTGGAATTCCCGGTCAATGGATGTGTCATCAGATCGATACAGTTCATTGGTTTACTGATTTGCCCTATCCGCGCAGTGTGGTTGCTGGTGGAGGCATCTACGTCTGGAAAGACGGGCGCAAAAATTGCGATACATTGACCGCCGTATTCGACTATGGCCCATTGGATGATCCGAGCACTGGATTTCAGGTTGTTTATTCATCTCGGATGCATAACTCTGCCGGCGGCGTGAAAGAATATTATTTTTCCAATGGAGGAAAACTGGATTTGGACCGAAATTTAGTGACCAATGAAGGCGGGTTGACGGAGCGCGATGCAGCCGCCATAGGAATGCCAGCGAATTTGCTCGAGCAGTTTCAATTACCTGAGACCCGGGTAGTTACCAGCGCCGCGACCGGCACAGATCCCATGACCTCGGCTCATATGCGAAATTGGATGGAATGTGTGCGCTCCCGAAAGCAGCCCAACGCGGATGTGGTCGCCGGTTACCATCACTCTATTGCCACGATCATGACCAATGCTGCTTTGCGCACTGGGCAACAAGCCACTTTTGACGCTAAAAATCAGGAAGTATTGGCTGGAGGTAAACCGTTTCAATATTAG